The Planktothrix agardhii NIES-204 genomic interval ATTCTTACTTTCATGAGTACCCAAACAAAGACTACAACGAATCAAATTCTTTCTAAGAAAGTTACGGGCTCCCGTCGCTTCAGCAACTACTGGTGGGCCAGTGTGATCACTATTGGGGGTACGGGTTTCCTTTTATCCGGTATTTCTAGCTATTTGAAAATTAATCTTTTACCCTTCGCCGATCCAACTCAACTGATCTTTATCCCCCAAGGCATTGTCATGGGTTTATATGGAGCCGCTGCTTTATTACTGGCTTTGTATTTATGGTTAGTGATTTTCTGGGATTTAGGCGGGGGATACAATGAATTTAACCGGGATACGGGAAAAGTAAGTATTTTCCGATGGGGGTTTCCTGGAAAAAACCGCAAGGTGGAGTTCAGTAGCAACCTGAATGATATTCAATCCATTCGTGTTGATATCAAGGATGGAATTAACCCCCGTCGAGCTTTGTACCTAAAACTCAAAGACCGTCGGCAAATTCCCTTAACCCGTGTGGGCCAACCCCTACCTCTGTCTGATGTGGAAAACCAAGGGGCAGAATTAGCTAAGTTTTTACAAGTCCCCTTAGAAGGACTTTAGAACCTCCGACCGCAAAAACATTGAAACCTAAGATGAAGAAACTCAACACACAGCAATGGTTTTTACCTTTTTTGCTGATTTGTGTATTAATTGTTGGGGGCTGTGCTTCTAATACAACCTCCACCGAAATCCAGAATAACAATTCTGCTGATAGTCAATCTGCTACACCTATTTCCCAAAATCCGACTCAACCGATGACAAATTTACCTCAATTAAACGGAAAAGCTACGGTAGTAATGACGGTCAACGGATCGCCGATTACGATTGAAGTGGATGGAACTAATGCCCCGGTTACGGCTGGAAACTTTGTTGATCTGGTCAATAAAGGAGTTTATGACGGTCTAGCTTTTCATCGGGTTGTCCGTGAGCCTGATCCCTTCGTGGTTCAAGGGGGGGATCCTCAAAGTAAAGATCCTAACTTTCCCAGCGCTAGATTAGGTACTGGGGGATTTATTGATCCGGCTACTTCTAAAGAACGCATGATCCCCTTAGAAATTAAGCCCAAAGGTGCGGAACAGCCGATTTATAGTAAAACCTTAGAAATTGCTCGGATCACCGCAGCACCCGTTTTATCCCACCATCGCGGCGCGGTAGCTATGGCCCGTTCTCAATTTCCCGATTCGGCTTCTTCTCAGTTCTATTTTTCTTTAGCGGAATTGCCTTTTCTGGATGGGAGTTATGCGGTTTTTGGGAATGTTACCGATGGGATGAATGTTGTGGATAAGATTCAACAAGGCGATCGCATTGACTCGGCAAAAGTCACCCAAGGGTTAGAAAATCTGAAAAATTAATCAACTCTTAAAAAATGTCAACACGAATCCCCGATTTATGGCATAGAGATTAAGTCCCTGTAGGGGTGGGTTCACCGAGATTAATCGGATTTGACAGATCATCTTGATCAACCCGCCCTGACCGCTATCCTGGCTGAGTCTTAACAAAGAATGCAAGTTGTTGTTACTGGTATTGGTTTAATCTCGGCATTAGGAAATTTGGAAATAACCTGGAAACAATTGTTATCGGGTCAGTCAGGAATATTACCCCATCAACCTTTCGGTGAACTTCCTACAAAACCCCTGGCTTTAATTCATAGTATCCCGTCTGATCCTACGGAATTATTAGAAACTGCGATCGCCGATGCCTTAATTATGGCTAATTTAACTCCACCTTTATTAGATTGTGGTGTTGTAATTGGTTCTAGTCGGGGATATCAAGGAAAATTAGAACAATTAGCAAGATTTTACCCCCCCTACCCCTCCTTACTGCGGGGGGGAGAAGATACGGGAATTAGTTTAAGCAAATTTGTAGAATATTTACCTTTTAATATTGCTTTAAATGCAGCTAAAAAAATAGGTTCTACGGGAATTATTTTATCACCGATGGCGGCTTGTTCTACAGGAATTTGGGCGATCGCTCAAGGATTTGAACTGATTAAAACCCAACAGTGTCAGCGTGTAATAGTGGGAGCAGTGGAAGCACCCATTACTCCTTTAACCTTAGCAGGATTTGAACAAATGGGAGCCTTAGCCAACACAGGTTGCTATCCCTTTGATCGAGATCGAGAAGGGTTTGTTTTAGGGGAAGGGGCGACTATTTTAATCTTAGAATCAGAAGATCTAGCGCAACAGCGAAATGCTCAAATTTATGGGAAAATATTAGGATTTGGATTGACAGCAGATGCTTGTTATGGTAATAAACCTGATAGAGTTGGAAAAAGTGCGATCGCCGCGATTCAAACCTGTTTAAAAAATAGTAATTTATCATCTGATGAAATTGATTATATTCATACCCATGGAACCGCTACAAAATTAAATGATGACCATGAAGTTCAATTAATTAAACAATTATTTCCCCAAGGTGTTTCTGTTAGTTCAACAAAAGGCGCAACCGGACACACATTAGGGGCGTCAGGAGCATTAGGAGTGGCGTTTTGTTTAATGGCATTAAAGGATCAACTTCTACCCCCCTGTGTGGGTTTAAAAACACCAGAATTTGATTTTGATTTTGTTACCTCTGTTCGTTCTATGGTTATCAAAAATACTTTGTGTTTTAGTTTTGGATTTGGAGGACAAAATGCTATTATTGCAATTGGTAAAGCCTAATCGTTGTTGCGCTTAAGCGCAATCTTTACAAAGGCTCTCATCCCAACAACATAATAGTAATTACTCAATACTAATCAAAATAAATAATGCCATTAACTGAACGTTTATCTAAAATTAAATGGGAGCATATTCCCTCAACTCTGTCTTTATTTTCGGGATGTGGAGGGATGGATTTACCTTTGCATAAAGCTGGATTTAAAGTGGTTTGGGCGATTGATGCTAATAGAGATGCTTGTCAAACTTTTCGCCGAAATATTGGGGATGTAATTGTTAATAATCAAATTGAAAATATTAATATTGCTGAAGTTCCTGATGCGGATTTAATTACGGGCGGTTTTCCTTGTCAAGATTTTTCAATGATTTGGAAACGTCCAGGGTTAGAAGGAGAACGGGGAAATTTATATACTTATTTTCTTAAATTTGTTCAAGATAAAAAACCGAAAGCGTTTATTGCTGAAAATGTTAAAGGGTTATTAAGTGCTAATAATTATCAAGCAATTGAACAGATTATTTCTGATTTTGAGAATATTGAAACCGGATATTTAGTTAAACCCAAACTCTATAATTTTGCCGATTATGGGGTTCCTCAATTTCGAGAACGGGTATTATTAGTAGGAATTAGAAAAGATACGGGATTTAATTTTATTCATCCTGAACCGGAATATGGGTTAAATCGAAAATATCCCTATCGGACTGCATCGGACGCATTAGCAGGAGTCGAAAATATTTCCAATAATAATGAACATCAAAAAATCCAACCGAGAACTATTGAAATTTTAAAACGGATTAAACCCGGTGGCAATTTTACCGATATTCCTAAAGATAGCGAATATTATGTTAAAGGCATGATTAGTCATGTTTATCGGCGTTTACACCCTAACCAACCTTCAACTACTATTATCGCAGGAGGCGGTGGGGGAACTTGGGGATATCATTACGATGAACCCAGAGCATTAACCAATCGGGAACGCGCTCGGTTACAATCTTTTCCAGATGATTTTATCTTTGAAGGATCATTTACAGAAATTCGTCGCCAAATTGGAAATGCAGTTCCTCCTGATGGGATTGTAGCGTTAATTGAAGGGTTAATTCCTTTATTTACAGGGAAATATCAGAGTGTTGATTTATATGAGTTAAGTGAAAATTTACAAAAATTATCAATTAAAGAACGATTGAAATTAGCGAATCAAGAAAACCGTGAATTAGTATCACTCCGGTAGATAATCAGGGTTTAAGGTGTCCTCTTGAGAAAACGGTGATTCTACAGGAAAAGTATTAATTGATAATCCCGTTTCATCCGCAGCTAATTCTCTGGCATCCTGATAACATTCTTGAAAAACTTCAAGAAAATATCGCTTTAAACTCGGACTATTTTTAAAATCATTTCGTAATCTTTTTCGATGTTCTCGAATAGTAAATAGCCAACTGTTGGTTCGTTTCTCAGATTGATACTTATATTTTAATAGGTGCATTAATAAAATTCTGAGATTACTCTCAATTGCTGATTTTTCACTTCTTCCCATAGCTTCTAATTCTTCAATTAAATTAACCATATCAACTTCAGGTAACTTTCCATGTTGTAACTGATGAATAGTATTCATTAACCACAAATGATAATCTTCTTCATATAAATCAGAAGTTTGTTTAGATTCTGTGATAGAAAGTTGGGTTGTCATGGGATATCCTACACTCAGTTAATTTTAATTATATAATAGGGAACAGGCAACAGGCAACAGGGAACAGAAAGAATATACCAGTCTATGTTCTAACCTTGGAATTCATATATAAAAAATAGGTTAGATTTTGTTTTCTTAACCCAACCTACCTTAATTTTGATGATCAATTTAGAATGTGAGATCGAGTTTACTGTGGTTACGATAACACCAGCCTAAAATAATCCCTAAAACGGATAATTTAATCATTTCTAGGGTAAAATAACTTAAGTGCAGTTGGTTCATGCCCTCGGGAATTGTATTGAATCCATTAAATAGATTTAAGTTAATTCCTAATGCACTCATTTGAGGGGTAAGAATATAGGTATAAACCATGGCAATGGCAAACAGAAATAGCGATAATCCAGTGATTGTCCGTAGGCGACTACTGAATTTTTCAGGAAGGTTCATCGCTAAAGCAATTAAACCCGTTAAACCAACCGCCGCACAAACTAATTCAATCCGGTTAAAGACTGAAAAAATTAGAGTTCCCGCCGAAGTAAATCCGGTTTCTTCCATCATGCCAGAAATATACATCGTCGGCATAATTACAAAGTCAAGAATCAAACTTCCCGCCATCCATAATCCGAGAGTGGCTAACACCAGTGTCAGCCAGCGTGTGGGATGATATTCTGCTTTAGAGATAGTAGCCATAGTAATGATTACCTTGTATGAATAATAATTGCTGTCTTCACTTTTTATAATAGCGAATATTTTCACAATAGAATGTGAAGTATTTTGTATAACAAAACTTTACAAAAAAATATAAATCTTTAAGTCTTGGTTCTTAAACAGGATAAAAGCTGAGTTTTGAAATCTTTTTTTAGACAGCCTAAATTTTCCGATAAAATACGGTTTCTTAATTGTAAAAATTGTTACTTGCGGAGGGGATAGTAATATGGTATGAATTTTTGCTAAAATTAACCCAGATATAATCAACACTAAGAAAAAGGATAAATAATTAAAGTGAAAGCAGTTATTTTATTGTCCGGTGGCTTAGATTCTTCGACGGTTTTATACCAAGCAAAAGCAGATGGTTGTGAATGTTATGCCATTTCTTTTGATTATCAACAGCGACACAGTAAGGAACTCGAATCAGCGCGAAAAATTGCCGAATTTGCCGGAGTTGTCGAACATCAAGTCGTAACTTTTGATTTGAGTCTATGGGGGGGGTCTGCCTTAACCGATAATCGCCTCGATTTACCCCAGGATAGATCTACAGAAATAATGGCTGGAAGTATTCCAATTACTTATGTTCCGGCTCGGAATACTATCTTTTTAAGTTTTGCTTTAGCCTATGCAGAAGCGATCGCCGCCCGGAAAGTTTATATTGGTGTTAATGCGTTAGATTATTCGGGTTATCCCGATTGTCGTCCCGATTATATTCAAGCCATAGAAGAAGTCTTTAGATTAGGAACAAAACAAGGTCGAGAAGGTGATCCGATTACGATTGAATCTCCACTGATTCATTTAGCAAAAACAGAAATTATCAAATTAGGAAATCGCTTAGGGGTTCCCTGGGAATTTACTTGGTCTTGTTATGCCGGAGAGGAAAAAGCCTGTGGTGTTTGTGATTCCTGTCGTTTACGATTAGCCGCCTTTGCTGAACTAGAATTAATAGATCCGATTGCTTATATAGCAGGGAATAGGTAATGGGTAATAGGTAATTACGAATTACGACTGATATCAAATAACGAGAAGTATTACTCCTGTTCCCTCCCCCCCTAGCCCCCCGTGCACGGGGGGCTAGGGGGGGCTGTTCCGGTGTTCCCTGCTATACTTTCTTCCTTATGGTTGGTGCAGTTAAATGTGATCTGAAAAGACCTGAGTTCCTTTATCAGCTTCTAAACTATCTCCTTTATTTTGGCCGTCGTGGAAGGCGCAAAGAATCACATCACAGGTTTTTCCCCAGGCGAGTGCCCCAGTTCGATCAATTCCAATTGCTCCAAAATCCCGTTGATGTTCGTGGGCTTCGGTGAAGGATTTTTTAAAGGCGGTCTGTAAAGACTGACCATCGGTGACTCGGATCACAATTTTAGCCGCCAAACACTCATCGAGAATATCTTCCCCAATGCCCGTACAACTGACTCCAGCTTGATCTGTAGCATAATTTCCGGCTGGTGTGGCGGAGTCACTCACCCGGCCAATGCGCTCAAATCCCTTACCCCCGGTGGATGTCCCGGCGACTAATTGACCCTTTTGATCTAAGGCCACAACCCCGATGGTTCCGGTGCCTGCGGGTTCAGAAACCACATTCGCCATGCTGCGTCTAAAATTGTCCTTACGGTCTTCGAGCCATTCCTGTAAACGTTGGTCGGTGAGGGGATTATATGGGGGTAATTGCAGTTCCCGGGCTAATTCGGCGGCCCCATAATCGGATAAAACGTGATCGGAGGCGTCTTGTAAAACCACAGCTAAATCTATAGGATTTTTCACCCGTGAAACGTTAATCACTCCACTAAAACGCTGTAAAGTTCCATCCATTAAGGCGGCACTCATGCGGATTTGGCCATCGGATTGCAGTACCGAACCTGTACCCGCATTAAACCGAGGATCGTTTTCTAGGAGTTGACAGCCAAGCACTACGGCTTCTTTAGCGCTCGCTCCCCGGAGGAGTAGGGGGTAAACTTGATCAATGACTCGATAAAGGGATTTGCGTACAGTTTCTAATCCTCCTTTGCTTTGGAGAGAACTACCAGCACCGCCATGAATAATTAGTTTGGGTTGAACGGCCATGAATGTATTGATAAGGGATAATTTTTAAGCAGAACGGCGACGACGACAACGTTCGGAACAATATTTGACTTCTTCCCAACAGTCGGCCCATTTTTTTCGCCAGGTGAAGGGGCGATCGCAAACGGGACAAGTCTTCGTCGGTAAGTCGGACTTAGATCGCTGGCGTGCCATGCTAAGTTATTGAAGTCGCTTTAATCAGGGATGATTATATCATTTCCATGTCACAGACCTTACCCTATACCCCCTTAACGCCGATTCGGATTGTGTTAGTGGAACCCGCAGGGCCTTTAAATGTGGGTTCTGTTGCCCGGGTGATGAAAAATATGGGGCTTGGGCAGTTGGTGTTAGTTAATCCTCAATGCGATCCCCTGGGGGATGAAGCGAAACGAATGGCGGTTCATGCTGGGGATATTTTAGCAGGGGCGATCACGGTTTCCTCGTTACCAGAGGCTTTAATTGGATGTCAACGGGCGATCGCCACTACCGCCAGATCCCGATCAGGTGCTTTACCTACGGATTTAGAAGATCCCAGAACGGTTTTACCTTGGTTATTAAACTGTCCCTCTGCTTTGATTTTTGGGCCAGAAGATCGGGGTTTAAATAATGATGAATTGAGTTATGCTCAAAGGTTTCTCCGAATTCGGTCTAGTTCTGTTTATCCGTCTTTAAATTTGGCTCAGTCGGTGGGGGTGTGTTGTTATGAATTACGATATTGTGTGTTAGAACCTCAAGAGAGGGTAAGCAACTCTATAGAAATTCCTCCGGCTTCTACGGTTCCCTTGGAGGTGTTAGAGGGTTATTATCAACAGTTGGAAGCAATTTTACTCAAGATTGGATATGTCTATCCCCATACCGCCAGTAGTCGAATGAAAAAGTTTCGGCGTCTGTATAATCGAGCTAATTTAACCTCTGAAGAAGTGGCGATGTTACGCGGTATCCTGAGTCAAGTAGAATGGGCATTATCAGTAATCAGTCATCAGTAATCAGTTATCAGTTCAGAAGTGAACAGTCAAGAAGTGATCAGTCGTGGGGGCTGAGTCTCCTTGTCGTTACCAGTAATCAGTAATGAGTTTAGAAGTGAACCAATTTACCCTTAACTCCTAACTGTTAACTCTTACACTGATAACTGTTAACTGGTGACTGATGACTGATGACTGATGACTGATAACTGAAAAGTAAAATTCTAGTTAGGTGTTTAGGTGTGGCTCAACGATCTCCTCGTCAGTCGTTATTCTCGATCTTTTCCTTTAATAAGTCTGGCTCTAACTCCTCTGAGCCAAAATCTTGCAATGGAAAAGCGTCTCAACCGCAACCGAGGCGTCGATCTCGTCATGATCCGGTAAAAACGGCTCCCCGTCGCTCTCGGTCAACAGAACCACGACAGAATAATGATTTAGGCCGTTCGGAGTCTTTTGAGCCTCTACTTTCTCAACTGCGACAAAAACCCGTTCCGCCTAAATCTCGTAAACGCCGCCCGACCCCAGGTAAACGCCCCCCTAATGCGGCTACTGGTGCTTCTGTTTTGCCCTTTGGTAAGCCTGCTGATCCTTCTCCCCGTCGCAGACCGGAGGGGGACATGATTCCGGCTCCGACCTCTCCCCTCGCCCCTAGGGATAAATTAGTAAAACGGGTGAGAAAAAAACGTCGAGTCTCTCCGATAATTTATGTCGCCCGCTTGGTGATTTTAGGACTGGGAATTGGTGTGATTTCGGGGACGATTCTTTCGGTTTTAAATGCTTTGGGTCGTTCTAGTGCCGCCGCCGATCAAACTGTAAATTTAAGCCTGGAACAACAACAAAATTCTACGTCTTCTAATGCTTTAGTTTCATCCCTACAATTAACTCAAGAATCTTCGGATTTAAAAACAGCAATTCTGGGTTTAGCGAAGGATTTACCTAAGTTAAAACCTGGGGTGTTTTTAGTGGATTTAGATACGGGAAATTATGTGGATATTCAAGGGCAAGAAGCAGTTCCGGCTGCAAGTACCATTAAACTTCCTATTTTAGTCTCATTTTTCCAAGCGGTTGATGAGGGCAGGATACGTTTAGATGAAGTCTTAACCATGGAAGAAAAACACGTTGCTAAGGGGTCTGGAGAACTGCAAGATAAACCAGTCGGGAGTAAATTTACAGCCCTAGAAACAGCAGATTTAATGATTACAAATAGTGATAATACCGCTACAAATATGTTAATTGATCGCTTGGGTGGGATTGAATCCTTGAATCAACAGTTTGCTTCTTGGCAATTAAAACAAACTCAAATGCAAAATATTCTTCCTGATTTGGAAGGAACAAATAAAACCAGTGCTAGGGATTTAGTTAATTTAATGGCGGACATCAATCAAGGAAAGTTAGTTTCTTTGAAATCCCGCGATTTTATGTTAAGAATTATGCAGCAAACTCGCAATCGTTCTTTGTTACCTCGTGGTTTAGGAGATGGGGCGTTTATTGCTCATAAAACGGGAAATATTGACTCGGTTTCTGGGGATGTTGGTTTAATTGATATGCCTAATGGTAAACGCTATTTAGTCGGGGTTTTGGTGCAACGAGAAGCGGATGATCCCCAAGCTAATGAACTAATTCGTCAAATTTCTTCTACTATTTATCAGTATTTTGATACTTCCACCTATGTTGAACCTAATTCTAATTCGCAGCCTGCATCCAACTAATAACCATATTTTTAGTTTTAGATTGCGATCGCTCTTTGTAATTATACTATAGCAATATTTATCGTAACTTTTGCGTTAGATTCCAGCAGCCATTTCGATGCTCAAAAATATAAGCGCCTGGTTTTCCATAGGTATAATCTAAATATTCTTCTCCTTCCCCCTTCGGATCATAAGCATAGTGAGCTTTGATATAATTGACTCGAAAAGTATTATTATTCATGCGAATCAAGTCTATGTTTAAGCGAGTATAGGGGCTATTATCAATAGTAGAAGGGACAAGTTGTACCCAACGATAATCTCTGAGATTAATGCTAAATTCATCATCTTTTTTGTTGAGAGTTCCTATCAGATAACTGGGATTTTCATAATCTCGGACTTCAATGATATCGGCTGTATAGGTTAAGCGTATTTCGTTTCGTTGGTAATCTTGACCCCGCACAAAATTCTCAAAAAAGGCTTTGTATTCATCGGGTGCACAATACTGCGGTAAAGTCGAAGCAGTTTTAGGTTGAACTTGAGCGTTAGCAGGCGGTAATAAATTGGAGGTGATAATAGGTTTAACAGTGCTTGCTAAAATAGTAAGGATTATAACCGTAGTGGAAGTTAAAATCTTCTTAAATTTGATAGACATGGCAAGATCAATAAAATAGGGATGTATTTGAGATCAGGAGTTAGGAAAAATACAATTGAATACCATTTCAAATCCCACAGGTAGATACAAAAAGCCTCTCTCTAATAACTGACCATTCTTTGGCTTCAGAAGTCCCCGGACTAAGTTTTTTTCCGATGAGTTGAGGATAGCGATTATAAAAAATTATATCTGCTAAATAATCGAAGACACTAGAGTAAGAGTTAGGCATACCATCCAGATCGAAGTCCCAGCCAACATCATATTTTTCCAAAGGACAAACTTCCTGAGAAGGTCTGATCATGGGTACAATAACAGCGCGTAAATTCTCCCATTCCCGAATATATTCTCGATCTGTACTTGTTAGTTTGCGACCCTGCAATTCAGGATTAACTTGATAGAAAAAATGATCGGTATACTGCTCAATTAATTGGGACGGGGCTGGGCGGGAAACTTGGGTTAACTCAGTATTAACAGGGTGGGGAATTGCATTTGCTATGGTGGTATAAGTCAAACATACAATCCCAGACAAAAAAGAGAATGCAGAAAATTTTGAGAGAGTCAGCATAGAAAACTAGATGGGGTTTATACAGTTAATAACACCTTTTGTAATTAGCTTTGCCAATCACTACAACAATCAGATAGCCTAATTCCTGTTGCTGAATTAAACAGTCTGTAACATATTCCATAACCACGGGCTGTAGGGTATACTCACCTGAGCGCTTTTCAATTAAGCTGCGCCACGTTAAGGATTCTAGGGATTCTAATAGGGTTGCCCGTGAAATCGGAGGTACAATATCATCTTGTAGTTCTGCAATGGTTGTCCATTCTCGATTAATTGCCAACCAATACATGATAGTTTTTTCTACAGGTGACAACCGCTCAAATTGCCGATTTAATAAGCGATGAATTCCATTAAATACTAATATATTTTCTTGAAAAAAAGAGTTAATATTTCCTTCAAACAAACTCTGAATCGAGGCAGCAACAATTTTTAGGGCGA includes:
- a CDS encoding Ycf4 protein — encoded protein: MSTQTKTTTNQILSKKVTGSRRFSNYWWASVITIGGTGFLLSGISSYLKINLLPFADPTQLIFIPQGIVMGLYGAAALLLALYLWLVIFWDLGGGYNEFNRDTGKVSIFRWGFPGKNRKVEFSSNLNDIQSIRVDIKDGINPRRALYLKLKDRRQIPLTRVGQPLPLSDVENQGAELAKFLQVPLEGL
- the ppiB_3 gene encoding peptidyl-prolyl cis-trans isomerase gives rise to the protein MKKLNTQQWFLPFLLICVLIVGGCASNTTSTEIQNNNSADSQSATPISQNPTQPMTNLPQLNGKATVVMTVNGSPITIEVDGTNAPVTAGNFVDLVNKGVYDGLAFHRVVREPDPFVVQGGDPQSKDPNFPSARLGTGGFIDPATSKERMIPLEIKPKGAEQPIYSKTLEIARITAAPVLSHHRGAVAMARSQFPDSASSQFYFSLAELPFLDGSYAVFGNVTDGMNVVDKIQQGDRIDSAKVTQGLENLKN
- a CDS encoding beta-ketoacyl synthase, translating into MQVVVTGIGLISALGNLEITWKQLLSGQSGILPHQPFGELPTKPLALIHSIPSDPTELLETAIADALIMANLTPPLLDCGVVIGSSRGYQGKLEQLARFYPPYPSLLRGGEDTGISLSKFVEYLPFNIALNAAKKIGSTGIILSPMAACSTGIWAIAQGFELIKTQQCQRVIVGAVEAPITPLTLAGFEQMGALANTGCYPFDRDREGFVLGEGATILILESEDLAQQRNAQIYGKILGFGLTADACYGNKPDRVGKSAIAAIQTCLKNSNLSSDEIDYIHTHGTATKLNDDHEVQLIKQLFPQGVSVSSTKGATGHTLGASGALGVAFCLMALKDQLLPPCVGLKTPEFDFDFVTSVRSMVIKNTLCFSFGFGGQNAIIAIGKA
- a CDS encoding cytosine-specific methyltransferase encodes the protein MPLTERLSKIKWEHIPSTLSLFSGCGGMDLPLHKAGFKVVWAIDANRDACQTFRRNIGDVIVNNQIENINIAEVPDADLITGGFPCQDFSMIWKRPGLEGERGNLYTYFLKFVQDKKPKAFIAENVKGLLSANNYQAIEQIISDFENIETGYLVKPKLYNFADYGVPQFRERVLLVGIRKDTGFNFIHPEPEYGLNRKYPYRTASDALAGVENISNNNEHQKIQPRTIEILKRIKPGGNFTDIPKDSEYYVKGMISHVYRRLHPNQPSTTIIAGGGGGTWGYHYDEPRALTNRERARLQSFPDDFIFEGSFTEIRRQIGNAVPPDGIVALIEGLIPLFTGKYQSVDLYELSENLQKLSIKERLKLANQENRELVSLR
- a CDS encoding exsB protein; translation: MKAVILLSGGLDSSTVLYQAKADGCECYAISFDYQQRHSKELESARKIAEFAGVVEHQVVTFDLSLWGGSALTDNRLDLPQDRSTEIMAGSIPITYVPARNTIFLSFALAYAEAIAARKVYIGVNALDYSGYPDCRPDYIQAIEEVFRLGTKQGREGDPITIESPLIHLAKTEIIKLGNRLGVPWEFTWSCYAGEEKACGVCDSCRLRLAAFAELELIDPIAYIAGNR
- a CDS encoding asparaginase, coding for MAVQPKLIIHGGAGSSLQSKGGLETVRKSLYRVIDQVYPLLLRGASAKEAVVLGCQLLENDPRFNAGTGSVLQSDGQIRMSAALMDGTLQRFSGVINVSRVKNPIDLAVVLQDASDHVLSDYGAAELARELQLPPYNPLTDQRLQEWLEDRKDNFRRSMANVVSEPAGTGTIGVVALDQKGQLVAGTSTGGKGFERIGRVSDSATPAGNYATDQAGVSCTGIGEDILDECLAAKIVIRVTDGQSLQTAFKKSFTEAHEHQRDFGAIGIDRTGALAWGKTCDVILCAFHDGQNKGDSLEADKGTQVFSDHI
- a CDS encoding putative tRNA/rRNA methyltransferase → MSQTLPYTPLTPIRIVLVEPAGPLNVGSVARVMKNMGLGQLVLVNPQCDPLGDEAKRMAVHAGDILAGAITVSSLPEALIGCQRAIATTARSRSGALPTDLEDPRTVLPWLLNCPSALIFGPEDRGLNNDELSYAQRFLRIRSSSVYPSLNLAQSVGVCCYELRYCVLEPQERVSNSIEIPPASTVPLEVLEGYYQQLEAILLKIGYVYPHTASSRMKKFRRLYNRANLTSEEVAMLRGILSQVEWALSVISHQ
- a CDS encoding putative beta-lactamase; its protein translation is MAQRSPRQSLFSIFSFNKSGSNSSEPKSCNGKASQPQPRRRSRHDPVKTAPRRSRSTEPRQNNDLGRSESFEPLLSQLRQKPVPPKSRKRRPTPGKRPPNAATGASVLPFGKPADPSPRRRPEGDMIPAPTSPLAPRDKLVKRVRKKRRVSPIIYVARLVILGLGIGVISGTILSVLNALGRSSAAADQTVNLSLEQQQNSTSSNALVSSLQLTQESSDLKTAILGLAKDLPKLKPGVFLVDLDTGNYVDIQGQEAVPAASTIKLPILVSFFQAVDEGRIRLDEVLTMEEKHVAKGSGELQDKPVGSKFTALETADLMITNSDNTATNMLIDRLGGIESLNQQFASWQLKQTQMQNILPDLEGTNKTSARDLVNLMADINQGKLVSLKSRDFMLRIMQQTRNRSLLPRGLGDGAFIAHKTGNIDSVSGDVGLIDMPNGKRYLVGVLVQREADDPQANELIRQISSTIYQYFDTSTYVEPNSNSQPASN
- a CDS encoding hypothetical protein (hypothetical protein Aazo_1391), coding for MSIKFKKILTSTTVIILTILASTVKPIITSNLLPPANAQVQPKTASTLPQYCAPDEYKAFFENFVRGQDYQRNEIRLTYTADIIEVRDYENPSYLIGTLNKKDDEFSINLRDYRWVQLVPSTIDNSPYTRLNIDLIRMNNNTFRVNYIKAHYAYDPKGEGEEYLDYTYGKPGAYIFEHRNGCWNLTQKLR
- a CDS encoding hypothetical protein (hypothetical protein LYNGBM3L_28780), with the translated sequence MLTLSKFSAFSFLSGIVCLTYTTIANAIPHPVNTELTQVSRPAPSQLIEQYTDHFFYQVNPELQGRKLTSTDREYIREWENLRAVIVPMIRPSQEVCPLEKYDVGWDFDLDGMPNSYSSVFDYLADIIFYNRYPQLIGKKLSPGTSEAKEWSVIRERLFVSTCGI